One Phoenix dactylifera cultivar Barhee BC4 chromosome 8, palm_55x_up_171113_PBpolish2nd_filt_p, whole genome shotgun sequence genomic window carries:
- the LOC103708840 gene encoding uncharacterized protein LOC103708840 — MASEDTASSVFMVICCYGSEAVIISISKDTILDQIFKEIVERWRHLSSTMIEVKFYIPNKSKMLVTLMSDKDVRNMHEIHVNLNAKVIEMVVTHSPTLIEGAAVVIERDFVFVKNDRDRVTVECVYEGCEWRIHASRLGNGEKFAIKKMHCNHTCGGGLQVRSHPKASKRWVSKIVKDQLQDMPLYKPSDIVKDIRRQYGVELPYHQAWRGKEVAMMDLYGNSRLSYERIRWYCDAIRPTNPDSIAEYETIDGRFRRLFICFHASLMGFIKGCRPLIFMDGTFIKHKDGGVLLGATSTDGNDDMFPIAYGVVDTESDENWEWFCQFLKEAIHSCTEYSGQQFTFMTDRHQGIIKSVPKYFPDSYHSHCIRHVKENFKNQVLVHYRAAERKRLIDLLNAAAYTPRLTVFRKLIAKLTSEAPGATTFLLHAKPEHWANAVFPGPRWGIMTSNVAESFNSWILEARHLPVPQMVDHIRIQIMQMMHERRNRGYSIQSQLCPDAEKVLHKNAEDGRRLAVFMSNIMIYDVKDTNYSCKVDLQMCSCSRGEWRIFCMPCKHACACIEKAGRSLYQFTDNCFQAELYRVTYAEAISPIPDMEKPQSASEEIHILPPIRKTRPGRPKKKKRPSQVESVREIDVDDAGRLGTIEGLVMRSSSKEYGHYEECIEIPAMYFHVSHSILTGNLLY, encoded by the exons ATGGCTTCGGAAGACACTGCTAGCTCTGTTTTTATGGTCATTTGTTGTTATGGTAGCGAAGCTGTGATTATTTCCATCTCAAAAGACACAATTCTTGATCAAATTTTTAAGGAAATAGTTGAAAGGTGGAGACATTTATCTTCTACAATGATAGAAGTTAAGTTTTATATTCCAAACAAGTCTAAAATGCTTGTTACGCTTATGAGCGATAAGGATGTTCGTAACATGCATGAAATACACGTCAACTTAAATGCCAAGGTGATCGAGATGGTTGTTACTCATTCTCCAACCTTGATCGAAGGTGCTGCTGTGGTAATTGAGAG GGATTTTGTCTTCGTGAAGAACGATCGTGATCGAGTTACTGTAGAATGTGTTTATGAAGGTTGCGAATGGCGTATTCATGCTTCTCGCCTTGGAAATGGTGAAAagtttgcaattaaaaaaatgcaCTGTAACCACACATGTGGAGGAGGATTGCAAGTGCGGTCTCATCCAAAGGCTTCAAAACGTTGGGTTTCCAAAATTGTTAAAGATCAACTTCAAGATATGCCGTTATATAAGCCGAGTGATATTGTAAAGGATATTCGACGACAATATGGTGTTGAATTGCCGTATCATCAAGCTTGGCGTGGTAAGGAGGTGGCTATGATGGATCTTTATGGTAATAGCAGGCTATCTTATGAACGGATTCGCTGGTATTGCGATGCCATTCGTCCGACCAACCCTGACAGCATTGCAGAGTATGAAACAATTGATGGTCGATTCAGACGTCTATTCATTTGTTTTCATGCTTCACTAATGGGTTTCATAAAAGGATGTCGTCCTCTAATTTTTATGGATGGCACATTTATAAAGCATAAGGATGGAGGTGTATTGCTTGGAGCCACTTCCACAGATGGAAATGATGATATGTTTCCTATAGCTTATGGTGTTGTAGATACAGAAAGTGATGAAAATTGGGAATGGTTTTGCCAGTTTCTGAAAGAAGCTATTCATAGTTGTACTGAGTATAGTGGTCAACAGTTCACATTTATGACGGATAGACATCAGGGCATTATTAAATCCGTGCCGAAGTACTTTCCTGATTCTTACCACTCACATTGTATACGTCATGTGAAAGAAAACTTCAAGAATCAG GTCCTTGTCCATTATCGTGCAGCTGAGAGAAAGAGGCTCATTGATTTACTAAATGCTGCTGCCTATACACCAAGGCTTACTGTATTCCGAAAGCTAATTGCAAAGCTTACATCAGAAGCCCCTGGTGCTACCACCTTTCTTCTACATGCAAAGCCGGAGCATTGGGCGAATGCTGTATTTCCAGGTCCACGCTGGGGCATCATGACATCGAATGTGGCAGAGTCTTTTAATAGTTGGATCCTGGAGGCTCGTCATCTCCCTGTGCCTCAGATGGTTGACCATATAAGGATCCAAATAATGCAGATGATGCATGAACGGCGTAATCGAGGATATAGCATTCAATCTCAACTTTGTCCTGATGCAGAGAAAGTGTTGCATAAAAATGCGGAAGATGGTCGAAGATTAGCTGTATTTATGTCCAACATAATGATATATGACGTAAAGGATACCAACTACTCATGCAAAGTTGACCTGCAGATGTGTAGCTGCTCTCGTGGCGAGTGGCGAATCTTCTGCATGCCATGTAAGCATGCTTGTGCATGCATCGAGAAGGCCGGCAGATCACTATACCAATTCACCGACAATTGCTTCCAAGCTGAATTGTATAGAGTAACATATGCCGAAGCAATCAGTCCAATTCCTGACATGGAGAAGCCCCAAAGTGCCTCTGAAGAGATTCACATTCTACCCCCTATCAGAAAGACACGTCCTGGCAggcctaaaaagaagaaaagacctTCGCAAGTGGAATCAGTACGTGAAATAGATGTGGACGATGCGGGAAGGTTGGGCACAATAGAAGGACTTGTAATGAGGTCATCAAGTAAAGAATATGGACATTATGAAGAATGTATCGAGATACCTGCAATGTATTTTCATGTTAGTCACAGCATATTAACTGGGAATCTCTTGTATTGA
- the LOC103709922 gene encoding ABC transporter G family member 36-like, whose translation METEEKTRVGSIRASSLRAGSASIWMRGDDVFSRSSREEDDEEALKWAALEKLPTYNRLRRGILAINKGQPREVDIENLSYQERKNLIERLVRVADEDNEKFLLKLRNRMDQVGIDLPAIEVRYEHLNIEAEAHVGNRGLPSFVNATFNVLEGFANLLHVVPSRKRPVEILHDVSGIIKPRRMTLLLGPPGSGKTTLLLALAGKLESDLKVSGRVTYNGHEMDEFMPERTAAYISQHDLHIGEMTVRETLSFSARCQGVGTRYDMLAELARREKQANIKPDPDIDIFMKAAAMGNQETNVITDYILKILGLEVCADTMVGDEMLRGISGGQRKRVTTGEMIVGPARALFMDEISTGLDSSTTFQIVNSLRQSIHILDGTAVISLLQPAPETYDLFDDIILLSDGHVVYQGPREQVLEFFESMGFKCPERKGVADFLQEVTSKKDQLQYWMRHDEPYRFVPVREFSEAFQSFHVGRKLGNELSVPFDKSSSHPAALATSKYGASSKELLKANVWRELLLMKRNSFVYFFRAFQLMFMATITMTLFLRTNMHRDSTNDGGLYMGALFFAIMMIMFNGFSELSLAIAKLPVFFKQRDYRFYPAWTYAVPSWILKIPITFVEVGVWVFMTYYVIGFDPNVGRLFKQYLLLLLVNQMASALFRFIAALGRNMIIANTFGAFALLVIIALGGFILSHEDVKKWWIWGYWISPMMYAQNALATNEFLGHSWSRILPNHNETLGVEVLKSRGIFTEAKWYWIGTGALAGYMILFNILFTVALTYIKPYGNAQPSLSEEALHEKYTNITGEMEPSSLTERSTSRDSTSKKSARGSRNNDASSSMTDAAANLNQNKKGMVLPFTPLSITFDNITYSVDMPQEMTAQGVEGDRLELLKGVSGSFRPGVLTALMGVSGAGKTTLMDVLAGRKTGGYIDGSITISGYPKKQETFARISGYCEQNDIHSPHVTVYESLVYSAWLRLPADVDSATRKMFVEEVMELVELTSLREALVGLPGVNGLSTEQRKRLTIAVELVANPSIIFMDEPTSGLDARAAAIVMRTVRNTVDTGRTVVCTIHQPSIDIFEAFDELFLLKRGGEEIYVGPLGRHSCHLIDYFEQIEGVSKIQDGYNPATWMLEVTTQSQEEILGVRFSEVYKNSELHQRNKALIKELSIPPPGSSDLYFPTQYSRPFLTQCLACLWKQRLSYWRNPPYTAVRFFFTTMIALMFGTIFWDLGTKLRDPQDLVNAMGSMYAAVLFIGVSNSTSVQPVVSIERTVFYRERAAGMYSALPYAFGQVLIEVPHVLVQSLVYGVIVYAMIAFEWTAAKFFWYLFFMFFTLLYFTFYGMMTVGMTPNINIAAIISSAFVLMWNLFSGFIIPRPSMPVWWRWYFWASPVAWTLYGLVASQFGDIDRTFQGSDQTVAEYVRSQLGFRHDFLGVAAVVVVGLAVLFAFLFGLTIKVLNFQRR comes from the exons ATGGAGACGGAGGAGAAAACCCGGGTGGGTAGCATAAGGGCGAGTAGCTTAAGGGCGGGGAGTGCATCCATCTGGATGAGAGGAGACGATGTCTTCTCGAGATCGTCGCGAGAGGAAGATGACGAGGAGGCACTGAAATGGGCTGCGCTGGAGAAGCTGCCGACCTATAACAGGCTGCGGAGGGGCATACTTGCTATAAATAAAGGACAGCCCAGGGAAGTTGATATAGAGAACCTCAGCTATCAAGAGAGGAAGAACTTGATCGAAAGGCTGGTCCGGGTTGCCGACGAGGACAACGAGAAGTTCTTGTTGAAGCTTAGGAACCGCATGGATCA AGTTGGAATTGATCTTCCGGCGATCGAAGTGCGTTACGAGCACCTCAACATCGAAGCAGAAGCTCATGTGGGCAACAGAGGCTTACCTTCATTCGTCAATGCTACATTCAACGTCCTCGAG GGCTTTGCCAATCTCCTGCATGTAGTACCAAGTAGGAAGAGACCAGTAGAGATCCTTCATGACGTTAGCGGAATCATTAAGCCCCGCAG GATGACTTTGCTCCTGGGTCCACCAGGGTCGGGGAAGACGACTTTGTTATTGGCGTTGGCCggaaagctcgagtcggatcTAAAG GTTTCGGGAAGAGTAACTTACAATGGTCATGAGATGGATGAGTTCATGCCTGAGAGAACAGCTGCATATATCAGTCAACATGATCTCCACATCGGGGAGATGACAGTGCGTGAAACCTTATCTTTCTCTGCGAGATGTCAGGGAGTAGGGACTCGTTACG ATATGCTGGCTGAGCTAGCAAGAAGGGAAAAGCAGGCAAACATCAAGCCAGACCCCGATATCGATATCTTCATGAAG GCAGCTGCAATGGGAAACCAAGAGACCAATGTAATCACAGACTATATACTGAAG ATTTTAGGATTGGAAGTGTGCGCTGATACCATGGTAGGAGATGAAATGCTGAGAGGCATCTCAGGAGGACAAAGGAAGCGTGTCACAACAG GAGAGATGATTGTCGGGCCAGCGAGAGCTCTATTCATGGATGAGATATCCACAGGTCTGGACAGTTCCACAACTTTCCAGATCGTGAACTCGCTCAGGCAATCCATTCACATTCTCGACGGGACAGCCGTCATTTCTCTGCTTCAGCCAGCACCAGAGACCTACGACCTCTTCGACGACATAATACTTCTTTCAGATGGCCATGTTGTGTACCAAGGTCCCCGCGAGCAGGTGCTTGAGTTCTTTGAGTCCATGGGCTTCAAATGCCCTGAGAGGAAAGGTGTTGCAGACTTCTTGCAGGAA GTAACATCAAAGAAAGATCAGCTGCAGTATTGGATGCGTCATGACGAACCTTACAGGTTTGTGCCTGTCAGGGAATTTTCAGAGGCATTCCAGTCTTTCCATGTGGGTCGGAAATTAGGAAATGAACTCTCCGTCCCGTTCGACAAGAGCAGCAGCCACCCTGCTGCTCTCGCAACTTCAAAATATGGTGCTAGCAGCAAGGAACTATTGAAAGCAAACGTCTGGAGAGAGTTGTTGCTGATGAAGCGGAACTCATTTGTCTATTTCTTCAGGGCGTTCCAG CTCATGTTCATGGCTACGATCACAATGACACTCTTCCTGCGAACCAACATGCACCGCGATAGCACAAACGATGGAGGGCTTTATATGGGTGCCCTTTTCTTCGCAATAATGATGATTATGTTCAATGGATTCTCTGAACTTTCATTGGCCATTGCAAAGCTGCCTGTTTTCTTCAAGCAAAGGGACTACCGCTTTTATCCAGCATGGACTTATGCCGTGCCCTCATGGATTCTCAAGATACCCATAACATTTGTGGAAGTTGGTGTCTGGGTGTTCATGACTTACTACGTGATAGGATTTGATCCAAATGTAGGAAG gctatttaagcagtaTCTGCTTCTCCTACTTGTCAATCAAATGGCTTCCGCGTTATTCCGTTTCATCGCTGCACTGGGTAGAAATATGATCATTGCAAATACTTTTGGAGCTTTTGCATTGCTCGTGATTATAGCGTTGGGTGGATTCATTTTGTCGCACG AGGATGTGAAAAAGTGGTGGATATGGGGTTACTGGATCTCACCCATGATGTACGCACAGAATGCACTTGCAACAAATGAATTTCTTGGACACAGTTGGAGCCGT ATTCTTCCGAATCATAATGAAACACTAGGAGTGGAAGTCTTGAAGTCCCGTGGAATTTTTACAGAGGCCAAATGGTACTGGATTGGTACGGGTGCATTGGCCGGATATATGATCCTTTTCAATATCCTTTTCACTGTGGCTCTTACCTATATCAAGC CATATGGGAATGCTCAGCCAAGTTTATCTGAAGAGGCATTGCATGAAAAATATACAAATATAACAGGAGAAATGGAGCCATCATCACTTACAGAAAGGAGCACTAGCAGAGATTCCACATCCAAAA AAAGTGCTCGTGGAAGTAGGAATAATGATGCCTCATCAAGCATGACAGATGCTGCTGCTAATCTTAATCAGAATAAGAAAGGAATGGTCCTCCCATTCACACCCCTTTCCATCACATTTGACAATATAACATACTCGGTGGACATGCCACAG GAAATGACAGCACAAGGTGTTGAGGGAGACCGACTGGAGCTCCTAAAGGGAGTGAGTGGATCTTTCAGGCCAGGAGTACTTACAGCTCTAATGGGTGTAAGTGGAGCAGGCAAAACTACACTCATGGATGTATTGGCTGGAAGGAAAACAGGTGGATACATAGATGGAAGCATTACCATATCTGGCTACCCCAAGAAGCAAGAAACTTTCGCTCGTATATCAGGATATTGTGAACAGAATGATATCCACTCTCCTCATGTCACGGTTTATGAATCCCTTGTTTACTCTGCATGGCTTCGCTTACCTGCCGATGTAGATTCTGCAACAAGAAAG ATGTTCGTGGAAGAGGTCATGGAACTTGTAGAGCTAACATCATTGAGGGAAGCCTTGGTAGGACTGCCTGGTGTGAATGGGTTATCAACCGAGCAGCGCAAAAGGCTCACAATTGCAGTAGAGCTTGTTGCTAACCCCTCCATAATATTCATGGACGAGCCTACCTCTGGACTGGATGCAAGGGCGGCCGCCATTGTAATGAGGACAGTGAGAAACACTGTGGACACCGGGAGGACTGTGGTGTGCACTATTCATCAGCCTAGCATCGACATATTTGAAGCTTTTGATGAG CTGTTTCTATTGAagcgaggaggagaagagatatACGTAGGCCCATTGGGGCGACATTCTTGTCATCTGATCGATTACTTTGAG cAAATCGAAGGAGTGAGCAAGATACAAGACGGCTATAATCCTGCAACATGGATGCTGGAAGTAACAACACAATCACAAGAAGAAATATTGGGGGTTCGTTTCAGCGAGGTGTACAAGAATTCGGAATTGCATCA GAGAAACAAAGCTTTGATCAAGGAATTGAGCATACCTCCTCCTGGCTCCAGCGATCTCTACTTCCCAACTCAGTACTCTCGACCATTCCTCACACAATGCTTGGCATGCCTATGGAAACAACGACTGTCGTATTGGAGGAATCCTCCATATACTGCTGTCAGGTTTTTCTTCACAACAATGATAGCCTTGATGTTTGGGACGATATTCTGGGATCTTGGTACCAAACT GAGGGATCCACAGGATTTAGTTAATGCAATGGGTTCCATGTACGCTGCTGTTCTGTTCATCGGGGTTTCGAACTCCACATCCGTCCAGCCCGTTGTGTCCATCGAACGAACCGTCTTCTATAGAGAGAGGGCAGCAGGAATGTATTCAGCTTTGCCATATGCTTTTGGACAA GTGTTGATCGAGGTTCCCCATGTCTTGGTTCAGTCTCTGGTATATGGGGTTATAGTGTACGCAATGATTGCGTTTGAATGGACGGCTGCCAAGTTCTTTTGGTACctgttttttatgttcttcaccCTACTATACTTCACATTCTATGGAATGATGACGGTAGGCATGACTCCCAACATCAACATAGCTGCCATCATATCTTCTGCTTTTGTTTTAATGTGGAATCTTTTCTCTGGATTCATTATCCCACGACCG AGTATGCCCGTGTGGTGGAGGTGGTATTTCTGGGCAAGCCCCGTTGCATGGACATTGTACGGATTGGTCGCTTCACAGTTCGGGGATATCGACCGCACATTTCAGGGCAGCGACCAAACTGTGGCTGAATATGTGAGGTCACAGCTTGGATTCAGACACGACTTCTTGGGAGTGGCTGCAGTGGTTGTCGTTGGACTTGCCGTgctctttgcttttctttttgggttgACAATAAAAGTACTAAACTTCCAGAGAAGGTAG
- the LOC103708820 gene encoding ras-related protein RABA5a-like isoform X2 produces the protein MMDEDDEQSQDYLFKIVLIGDAAVGKSNLLARYARNEFHPNSKSTIGVEFQTQKMDIDGKEIKAQIWDTAGQERFRAVTSAYYRGAVGALVVYDISRRQTFDSVGRWLNELQTHSDMNVVTILVGNKTDLKDAREVSTAEGKALAEAQGLFFMETSALDSSNVAAAFQTVVKEIYNILSRKMHLSQDLKKPDMSSLGNGKTVILQEEANDTNNGAKGNWCCSS, from the exons ATGATGGATGAGGATGATGAACAGAGCCAGGACTACCTTTTTAAGATTGTTCTCATTGGTGATGCTGCTGTTGGCAAATCAAATTTACTTGCAAGATATGCTCGGAATGAATTCCACCCAAACTCTAAATCCACAATTGGAGTTGAGTTCCAAACTCAGAAGATGGACATTGATGGGAAGgaaatcaaagctcagatatGGGACACTGCAGGTCAGGAGCGTTTCAGAGCTGTGACATCTGCATATTACCGAGGAGCTGTTGGTGCTCTTGTGGTGTATGACATTAGCAGGCGTCAGACTTTTGATAGTGTTGGCCGATGGCTTAATGAACTACAAA CTCACTCTGACATGAATGTTGTGACCATTCTCGTGGGCAACAAAACTGATCTCAAGGATGCCAGGGAGGTAAGCACAGCAGAGGGCAAGGCACTGGCAGAGGCCCAGGGCCTCTTCTTCATGGAAACCTCTGCGCTGGACTCTTCTAACGTGGCGGCAGCTTTTCAGACTGTAGTTAAAGAGATCTATAATATACTAAGCAGGAAGATGCATCTATCTCAGGATCTAAAGAAGCCTGACATGTCATCACTAGGAAATGGGAAGACAGTGATCTTGCAGGAGGAAGCAAATGACACAAATAATGGAGCCAAAGGAAACTGGTGCTGTTCTTCTTGA
- the LOC103708820 gene encoding ras-related protein RABA5a-like isoform X1, which translates to MNRVLCTNSLIFYLRVLKRYSVVLFRLFTRFELSEEKARILEWPCAVFSAPIEYYLWFFIIAAPRAAAKGDYMMDEDDEQSQDYLFKIVLIGDAAVGKSNLLARYARNEFHPNSKSTIGVEFQTQKMDIDGKEIKAQIWDTAGQERFRAVTSAYYRGAVGALVVYDISRRQTFDSVGRWLNELQTHSDMNVVTILVGNKTDLKDAREVSTAEGKALAEAQGLFFMETSALDSSNVAAAFQTVVKEIYNILSRKMHLSQDLKKPDMSSLGNGKTVILQEEANDTNNGAKGNWCCSS; encoded by the exons ATGAATAGGGTTTTATGTACTAACTCTTTAATTTTCTATTTAAGGGTTTTGAAACGATATTCAGTTGTTCTTTTCAGATTATTTACAAGATTTGAACTGAGTGAGGAGAAAGCCCGGATCTTGGAGTGGCCGTGTGCTGTTTTCTCCGCTCCCATCGAG TATTATCTGTGGTTTTTTATAATTGCTGCACCACGAGCAGCAGCTAAGGGAGACTATATGATGGATGAGGATGATGAACAGAGCCAGGACTACCTTTTTAAGATTGTTCTCATTGGTGATGCTGCTGTTGGCAAATCAAATTTACTTGCAAGATATGCTCGGAATGAATTCCACCCAAACTCTAAATCCACAATTGGAGTTGAGTTCCAAACTCAGAAGATGGACATTGATGGGAAGgaaatcaaagctcagatatGGGACACTGCAGGTCAGGAGCGTTTCAGAGCTGTGACATCTGCATATTACCGAGGAGCTGTTGGTGCTCTTGTGGTGTATGACATTAGCAGGCGTCAGACTTTTGATAGTGTTGGCCGATGGCTTAATGAACTACAAA CTCACTCTGACATGAATGTTGTGACCATTCTCGTGGGCAACAAAACTGATCTCAAGGATGCCAGGGAGGTAAGCACAGCAGAGGGCAAGGCACTGGCAGAGGCCCAGGGCCTCTTCTTCATGGAAACCTCTGCGCTGGACTCTTCTAACGTGGCGGCAGCTTTTCAGACTGTAGTTAAAGAGATCTATAATATACTAAGCAGGAAGATGCATCTATCTCAGGATCTAAAGAAGCCTGACATGTCATCACTAGGAAATGGGAAGACAGTGATCTTGCAGGAGGAAGCAAATGACACAAATAATGGAGCCAAAGGAAACTGGTGCTGTTCTTCTTGA